One Artemia franciscana chromosome 15, ASM3288406v1, whole genome shotgun sequence genomic window carries:
- the LOC136036419 gene encoding uncharacterized protein LOC136036419 isoform X4, whose amino-acid sequence MTEESGITNEWLETILRVHLRFSKKEEEDCLGPLDNNGSPDEEKDDLTVKVINFHISLGCREGENLLSDLYAIDVHFSVNEKEKQETKSLNLMIKLLPQDPYCRRFVCEGGFDIREIHFYTTLAPVLTNFAKKKIPDFQLPVPKCYYAKYQSGSESVLVLDNLNTLDFGMADFGKGLSLEQAISAVKAIAKIHGTAIAYKHVEDIDFISAFPFLFRPDAAAVSYEELIDRGLPALSCFLRETEVPNHEEVIIRLERLQSSARDILTELLAPDTRIATITHTDFWSNNIFFREDCDDSLILDWQMVTYSRPSNDLALLFLTSLDSTIRRNHKNDLVEIYWRYLTKTTSSLGFDLETSLNYAKDDFLEELKKSELLGLLLGIGSVDLALGDSRTESRLLDALNDLCKENVF is encoded by the coding sequence ATGACGGAAGAAAGCGGAATAACGAATGAGTGGTTAGAGACAATTTTACGAGTGCATCTCCgcttttcaaaaaaggaagaagaagattGTTTGGGACCACTTGATAACAATGGTTCCCCAGATGAGGAAAAGGACGATTTAACAGTGAAAGTAATCAATTTTCATATAAGTCTTGGTTGTCGGGAGGGTGAAAATCTATTAAGCGATTTATATGCTATTGATGTGCATTTTTCCGTGAATGAAAAAGAGAAGCAAGAAACAAAATCGCTGAATTTGATGATTAAGCTTCTTCCTCAAGATCCTTATTGTAGACGCTTTGTTTGTGAAGGAGGATTTGACATTCGTGAAATTCATTTCTATACAACACTAGCTCCAGTGTTGACAAActttgcaaaaaagaaaatcccaGATTTTCAACTGCCAGTTCCAAAGTGTTACTATGCGAAATACCAATCTGGAAGTGAATCCGTCTTAGTGCTAGATAATTTAAACACTCTAGATTTTGGAATGGCTGATTTTGGAAAAGGACTCTCGCTTGAGCAAGCAATATCAGCAGTTAAAGCAATTGCTAAGATCCACGGCACTGCAATTGCATACAAACACGTGGAAGACATAGATTTTATTAGTGCTTTTCCTTTCTTATTCCGTCCAGACGCAGCAGCCGTGTCCTATGAAGAACTTATAGATCGTGGTTTACCAGCTCTATCATGCTTTCTCCGTGAGACAGAAGTACCTAATCATGAAGAAGTAATCATCAGACTCGAGAGGCTTCAATCATCAGCCAGAGATATTTTAACTGAGCTGCTAGCTCCTGATACACGAATTGCGACTATTACACATACCGACTTTTGgagtaataatatattttttagagaGGACTGTGATGATTCTCTGATCTTAGACTGGCAGATGGTTACATATTCTAGGCCAAGTAATGACCTAGCATTGTTATTTCTAACGTCTCTTGATTCAACCATCAGGCGGAATCATAAGAACGATTTAGTCGAGATATATTGGAGGTACTTAACAAAAACAACGAGCTCCTTAGGGTTTGACTTAGAAACATCTTTAAATTATGCTAAAGATGATTTTTTGGAAGAATTAAAGAAATCAGAACTTTTAGGCTTACTGCTCGGTATTGGTTCAGTTGACCTTGCACTAGGTGATTCAAGAACAGAGTCGAGATTACTTGATGCTTTAAATGATTTATGCAAAGAAAACGTGTTTTAG
- the LOC136036419 gene encoding uncharacterized protein LOC136036419 isoform X2 yields the protein MTPRMPKMTEESGITNEWLETILRVHLRFSKKEEEDCLGPLDNNGSPDEEKDDLTVKVINFHISLGCREGENLLSDLYAIDVHFSVNEKEKQETKSLNLMIKLLPQDPYCRRFVCEGGFDIREIHFYTTLAPVLTNFAKKKIPDFQLPVPKCYYAKYQSGSESVLVLDNLNTLDFGMADFGKGLSLEQAISAVKAIAKIHGTAIAYKHVEDIDFISAFPFLFRPDAAAVSYEELIDRGLPALSCFLRETEVPNHEEVIIRLERLQSSARDILTELLAPDTRIATITHTDFWSNNIFFREDCDDSLILDWQMVTYSRPSNDLALLFLTSLDSTIRRNHKNDLVEIYWRYLTKTTSSLGFDLETSLNYAKDDFLEELKKSELLGLLLGIGSVDLALGDSRTESRLLDALNDLCKENVF from the exons ATGACACCAAGAAT GCCCAAGATGACGGAAGAAAGCGGAATAACGAATGAGTGGTTAGAGACAATTTTACGAGTGCATCTCCgcttttcaaaaaaggaagaagaagattGTTTGGGACCACTTGATAACAATGGTTCCCCAGATGAGGAAAAGGACGATTTAACAGTGAAAGTAATCAATTTTCATATAAGTCTTGGTTGTCGGGAGGGTGAAAATCTATTAAGCGATTTATATGCTATTGATGTGCATTTTTCCGTGAATGAAAAAGAGAAGCAAGAAACAAAATCGCTGAATTTGATGATTAAGCTTCTTCCTCAAGATCCTTATTGTAGACGCTTTGTTTGTGAAGGAGGATTTGACATTCGTGAAATTCATTTCTATACAACACTAGCTCCAGTGTTGACAAActttgcaaaaaagaaaatcccaGATTTTCAACTGCCAGTTCCAAAGTGTTACTATGCGAAATACCAATCTGGAAGTGAATCCGTCTTAGTGCTAGATAATTTAAACACTCTAGATTTTGGAATGGCTGATTTTGGAAAAGGACTCTCGCTTGAGCAAGCAATATCAGCAGTTAAAGCAATTGCTAAGATCCACGGCACTGCAATTGCATACAAACACGTGGAAGACATAGATTTTATTAGTGCTTTTCCTTTCTTATTCCGTCCAGACGCAGCAGCCGTGTCCTATGAAGAACTTATAGATCGTGGTTTACCAGCTCTATCATGCTTTCTCCGTGAGACAGAAGTACCTAATCATGAAGAAGTAATCATCAGACTCGAGAGGCTTCAATCATCAGCCAGAGATATTTTAACTGAGCTGCTAGCTCCTGATACACGAATTGCGACTATTACACATACCGACTTTTGgagtaataatatattttttagagaGGACTGTGATGATTCTCTGATCTTAGACTGGCAGATGGTTACATATTCTAGGCCAAGTAATGACCTAGCATTGTTATTTCTAACGTCTCTTGATTCAACCATCAGGCGGAATCATAAGAACGATTTAGTCGAGATATATTGGAGGTACTTAACAAAAACAACGAGCTCCTTAGGGTTTGACTTAGAAACATCTTTAAATTATGCTAAAGATGATTTTTTGGAAGAATTAAAGAAATCAGAACTTTTAGGCTTACTGCTCGGTATTGGTTCAGTTGACCTTGCACTAGGTGATTCAAGAACAGAGTCGAGATTACTTGATGCTTTAAATGATTTATGCAAAGAAAACGTGTTTTAG
- the LOC136036419 gene encoding uncharacterized protein LOC136036419 isoform X1: MILVYGEKVKTRNLSRVILNPGNGHWPSKLEYINGTNCQDWKIAKIGTDTEENARNWPKMTEESGITNEWLETILRVHLRFSKKEEEDCLGPLDNNGSPDEEKDDLTVKVINFHISLGCREGENLLSDLYAIDVHFSVNEKEKQETKSLNLMIKLLPQDPYCRRFVCEGGFDIREIHFYTTLAPVLTNFAKKKIPDFQLPVPKCYYAKYQSGSESVLVLDNLNTLDFGMADFGKGLSLEQAISAVKAIAKIHGTAIAYKHVEDIDFISAFPFLFRPDAAAVSYEELIDRGLPALSCFLRETEVPNHEEVIIRLERLQSSARDILTELLAPDTRIATITHTDFWSNNIFFREDCDDSLILDWQMVTYSRPSNDLALLFLTSLDSTIRRNHKNDLVEIYWRYLTKTTSSLGFDLETSLNYAKDDFLEELKKSELLGLLLGIGSVDLALGDSRTESRLLDALNDLCKENVF, from the exons GTAAAAACGCGAAATTTAAGCAGAGTAATTTTGAACCCTGGAAATGGACATTGGCCATCAAAACTTGAATATATAAATGGAACAAATTGCCAAGATTGGAAAATTGCCAAAATCGGAACTGATACTGAAGAAAATGCCAGAAATTG GCCCAAGATGACGGAAGAAAGCGGAATAACGAATGAGTGGTTAGAGACAATTTTACGAGTGCATCTCCgcttttcaaaaaaggaagaagaagattGTTTGGGACCACTTGATAACAATGGTTCCCCAGATGAGGAAAAGGACGATTTAACAGTGAAAGTAATCAATTTTCATATAAGTCTTGGTTGTCGGGAGGGTGAAAATCTATTAAGCGATTTATATGCTATTGATGTGCATTTTTCCGTGAATGAAAAAGAGAAGCAAGAAACAAAATCGCTGAATTTGATGATTAAGCTTCTTCCTCAAGATCCTTATTGTAGACGCTTTGTTTGTGAAGGAGGATTTGACATTCGTGAAATTCATTTCTATACAACACTAGCTCCAGTGTTGACAAActttgcaaaaaagaaaatcccaGATTTTCAACTGCCAGTTCCAAAGTGTTACTATGCGAAATACCAATCTGGAAGTGAATCCGTCTTAGTGCTAGATAATTTAAACACTCTAGATTTTGGAATGGCTGATTTTGGAAAAGGACTCTCGCTTGAGCAAGCAATATCAGCAGTTAAAGCAATTGCTAAGATCCACGGCACTGCAATTGCATACAAACACGTGGAAGACATAGATTTTATTAGTGCTTTTCCTTTCTTATTCCGTCCAGACGCAGCAGCCGTGTCCTATGAAGAACTTATAGATCGTGGTTTACCAGCTCTATCATGCTTTCTCCGTGAGACAGAAGTACCTAATCATGAAGAAGTAATCATCAGACTCGAGAGGCTTCAATCATCAGCCAGAGATATTTTAACTGAGCTGCTAGCTCCTGATACACGAATTGCGACTATTACACATACCGACTTTTGgagtaataatatattttttagagaGGACTGTGATGATTCTCTGATCTTAGACTGGCAGATGGTTACATATTCTAGGCCAAGTAATGACCTAGCATTGTTATTTCTAACGTCTCTTGATTCAACCATCAGGCGGAATCATAAGAACGATTTAGTCGAGATATATTGGAGGTACTTAACAAAAACAACGAGCTCCTTAGGGTTTGACTTAGAAACATCTTTAAATTATGCTAAAGATGATTTTTTGGAAGAATTAAAGAAATCAGAACTTTTAGGCTTACTGCTCGGTATTGGTTCAGTTGACCTTGCACTAGGTGATTCAAGAACAGAGTCGAGATTACTTGATGCTTTAAATGATTTATGCAAAGAAAACGTGTTTTAG
- the LOC136036419 gene encoding uncharacterized protein LOC136036419 isoform X3: MERRPKMTEESGITNEWLETILRVHLRFSKKEEEDCLGPLDNNGSPDEEKDDLTVKVINFHISLGCREGENLLSDLYAIDVHFSVNEKEKQETKSLNLMIKLLPQDPYCRRFVCEGGFDIREIHFYTTLAPVLTNFAKKKIPDFQLPVPKCYYAKYQSGSESVLVLDNLNTLDFGMADFGKGLSLEQAISAVKAIAKIHGTAIAYKHVEDIDFISAFPFLFRPDAAAVSYEELIDRGLPALSCFLRETEVPNHEEVIIRLERLQSSARDILTELLAPDTRIATITHTDFWSNNIFFREDCDDSLILDWQMVTYSRPSNDLALLFLTSLDSTIRRNHKNDLVEIYWRYLTKTTSSLGFDLETSLNYAKDDFLEELKKSELLGLLLGIGSVDLALGDSRTESRLLDALNDLCKENVF; the protein is encoded by the coding sequence GCCCAAGATGACGGAAGAAAGCGGAATAACGAATGAGTGGTTAGAGACAATTTTACGAGTGCATCTCCgcttttcaaaaaaggaagaagaagattGTTTGGGACCACTTGATAACAATGGTTCCCCAGATGAGGAAAAGGACGATTTAACAGTGAAAGTAATCAATTTTCATATAAGTCTTGGTTGTCGGGAGGGTGAAAATCTATTAAGCGATTTATATGCTATTGATGTGCATTTTTCCGTGAATGAAAAAGAGAAGCAAGAAACAAAATCGCTGAATTTGATGATTAAGCTTCTTCCTCAAGATCCTTATTGTAGACGCTTTGTTTGTGAAGGAGGATTTGACATTCGTGAAATTCATTTCTATACAACACTAGCTCCAGTGTTGACAAActttgcaaaaaagaaaatcccaGATTTTCAACTGCCAGTTCCAAAGTGTTACTATGCGAAATACCAATCTGGAAGTGAATCCGTCTTAGTGCTAGATAATTTAAACACTCTAGATTTTGGAATGGCTGATTTTGGAAAAGGACTCTCGCTTGAGCAAGCAATATCAGCAGTTAAAGCAATTGCTAAGATCCACGGCACTGCAATTGCATACAAACACGTGGAAGACATAGATTTTATTAGTGCTTTTCCTTTCTTATTCCGTCCAGACGCAGCAGCCGTGTCCTATGAAGAACTTATAGATCGTGGTTTACCAGCTCTATCATGCTTTCTCCGTGAGACAGAAGTACCTAATCATGAAGAAGTAATCATCAGACTCGAGAGGCTTCAATCATCAGCCAGAGATATTTTAACTGAGCTGCTAGCTCCTGATACACGAATTGCGACTATTACACATACCGACTTTTGgagtaataatatattttttagagaGGACTGTGATGATTCTCTGATCTTAGACTGGCAGATGGTTACATATTCTAGGCCAAGTAATGACCTAGCATTGTTATTTCTAACGTCTCTTGATTCAACCATCAGGCGGAATCATAAGAACGATTTAGTCGAGATATATTGGAGGTACTTAACAAAAACAACGAGCTCCTTAGGGTTTGACTTAGAAACATCTTTAAATTATGCTAAAGATGATTTTTTGGAAGAATTAAAGAAATCAGAACTTTTAGGCTTACTGCTCGGTATTGGTTCAGTTGACCTTGCACTAGGTGATTCAAGAACAGAGTCGAGATTACTTGATGCTTTAAATGATTTATGCAAAGAAAACGTGTTTTAG